The Brassica napus cultivar Da-Ae chromosome C1, Da-Ae, whole genome shotgun sequence DNA segment ttatataggtattggtaaacctacttggaattggaatattcggtttttccttttcaaaggcggtggctttaatatcgatcgatgtacctagtgtggtatcgatcgatgcataagatcgttttgctggatgagggtgggtatcgaccgatgctgagtagactctgtcgatcgatggtggagacGTGTTGTTTAAGGAATGTCTTGAATATCTTTCAACCTGCATAGCAATCTCTATAGCTCTttccttccagtaatcctcatcatactcctcagtaggatcctcattggatgaaggaattacagtctctactgcaaaactttcatggaatccactgtctgcccaactgcctatggaatagtcATCACGTCCTTttttgttgggttgttgaaaggcaaaGTCTAGATAAAACTGATCTGGTAATGTGAAGTGGTCTATCGGATGCTTCCCGTCGAGCGACGTGGGATAGTGTTCATCGGTCGTCGGTGACTCATTGGAGTCGATCGATGACGCagtgtgagtgtcgatcgattccgagtactctgtttcgtactctgctccacaatggcatgctgcaatgtagccaagatcatttccaacctccacgaggttgacctgttgtctcacaactcgaactaggtcatagtggacgtctggatttatcagtgtcagacacaatctgttggtattcatgtcacatacagctcctactgtagccatgaaagctcttccaagcagaagtgaagagttccagttaagcttgatgtccaggacatgaaaatctattgggacaagggcattaccaatctgtacctcaaggtctcttatgatgccttctgagcttctttctgaaaagtccacgaaggtgaaagattctgatgaaggctctattttcagacccagctggtctgccataaccctaggtagtatgctgactgatgctcttGTGTCACAAAGTACATGGgaaaattcaatacccttcaccacacatggtattgcgaacttcccaggatcactcttcttcttcaatgtgatccttagttccATCCTTTCCCTGGCCTGATGAAACATTCttctaatgtcctcctcagtctcCTTAGTCTCTCTGAAGAGCATCCACTACCGGTGTGTgtaataaacttcatcaaaaggtttctccactgggattctgaggactcacttagtgaaaccatccatctccttctcattagatttcctcttaaggtttttaggaagcttctcctttcttttccttaaccttctttcttcagTTGTCTCATCAACTTTCATATGCTCTGGTGTAGTGTCTGAAGGGTTGGTTGTAGGTTctggtgggtttgctaaaggtttaggtggtggtctgagtgcgttgattcggTCACTATCAATAAATGGTAATCGCACTCGGTAGGTGAGAggtgtctgtcgatcgatgggaggtgagggGGGTCGATCGATCTCAGTCTCTCTCTGTCGGTCGACTGATGGCTCAtgtcgtcgatcgattttgacgtaGAGAGGGggggtgggtgaggatgtttttctgcgaattcctcatgagtcatgatccGAACTGCACTACACTCCGTAGTCGATTCAGCAGaagacgtcgatcgatggttagagtaatccgttgatcgatcttcgtcatggtctgtTAAGCGATGTGCACCcattgacatcgatcgacaccaaagtgatccgccgaaactcatggagctttcaacttcgaagtctccttctccaagcttctcatgcttcaccacttgccagaaatcatcatctatgatggcatttacatggtgttttgctttctcaactcctgcctctctagccaagtctttttgcctctttacagtgtctCTAGTCTGAACCACTTacatttcaagcttcctcacctgagtccctaaggccTCAATTCTCgtgttcagactgttgtaggcggaatctatcttcccattgaagtccacagtGAGTTGTTGTTGTCCTTCCAAAACTCtgtcaagcattgcttcaatcttgctttcctgagtctgtggtggtggattctggtaaaatgagtttccatagtctctgctgttgttgctgaaaggtttctggaactgtgaactctggttactcctctgaccatttccatagaagtttatgtttccacccttgtttccagacctctgaaatccagtacctccaatgtagttcacatcttcttctccttccatgtctacagctacttctccttcagctgagcagacctgcttcctaagaagctcatgaaccacatctaactttgctATAACTCCGTCCATCTGCTCTTTCCCTAGGGATGCaacagacttcttcctctcaaagtcagtgttcttggtgctgctgctgtttgctagattttctatcagtctcaaAGCTTCCACCgaattcctggtgttgaagttttcctcgctagctgtatcaagagccatctgatacctcaaggtgatacctctgaagaaagtgctcagcagttgcacttcgttgaatccgtggtgtggacagtctcgctggaagaacttaaatctgatccacgcatctttgaaagactctccagtctcatgcgcgaatgtagcaattttgctcctcaagtcttcagcgcgtgcctcatcgaagaagtttcgcaagaaagcattcttgatgtcggcccaggatgttagagaccctgtgggtagctgcttaagccagtgcatcgcttctccagtcagagaatacttgaagagcttgtaCAATATGTAGTCCTCggggactccatccatacgaatagcagcgataagatcctcaaacctctctagatggtccataggatgctcgtgcggtaacccagagtagggtatctgcgacactagtgtgtagtactgaggcttcagctcgaaattctgcttctgaatctctggaagtcgaatagcAGATCTGTTGGCGTAGTACTCATCTGGACGATTGTAATCAGCCAGTGCCCTTGGTCGAGCAGCCTCTTCTataggttgagcagctcctgtagcatcagtatcagggattacattcccctgagcgtctagtttctgacatgttgcattacgcagatgaccatcctggtcatacaggtttccattctcgtcctgtctgagaataacaatcgcaacCATGTTCCGCGActgatgatcgatcgatgtacgcggtgtagtatcgatcgatgtcgaacgatgtagatcggtcgacgatgaaggtcgggtgtcggtcgacggttgggtgTGAGAATCGGTCGACGTGAAAGCTGCTGcatcgagcgatgtggaacgttggtctTTGCGGATCGTTCGTTCCAACtgagcaggatcttctgagaatagcaggtgtttgtccttgttgcttctggtactgctgggcatgcacctgaaaagacaagaaaaaaatttgtgtcagaatgggggtagagaaaagaataagaattaataacactaaatctaatggcgatcaaagatccccggcaacggcgccaaatttgataccactcaaattaccctaaggagtgaattactctctcaaataagaggttcagttacagtacttagggatcgaatccacaaggagctagggaacctattaaatctagtcaaattattaattataagtgtttgttgttttatggtttaaaagtaaatagcaatcctaattgagcaagtctattgctcgactaacaagatgattgggggtgtaacttattggaagatattagatgcagggtttctattcaggtgttggagattataatcatatagatgcctaacagttgcatgcatgatatattagagctcaattccttaatcacagtgatcagcgatgacaATGTtccactggttaactaactagatcttggatctcaactgtcgtcttttgttcacaagaaagtgtcgatcgatgatcctatagggatatcgatcgatacacctttcgcaatatcTACAACTGACCGCTGTCGAATGCTGCTGCGAGTTTAAAAGAATGGCATCATGCCCTTTTGTCTCTAATCCACTCTGATAGCTCCTAATTCACCAAGTAGCCACTTAAATACCTTATATAGATAAATGTAGTTTTAGGTAACCTAAACAATATCTAAATGCTGTCTAAATGATCAAAAAATGCTAAAAATCATCAGTATATTATTTATTCCTTCCTGCATATAGAGAATTTTGTTACCTCTACTTAGTGCTTAATTACCCTTCTTCACCGAATTAATGACTATATACGTTTACCTCTTGGTAATACCATCATAAATGTGCtgaaataaatcaaaatcaaaagaatTGCATATTGTTCCCCTCAAAAAGACCATCATAAATtggctttgttttttttacctGAAAACTTAGCCTTCTGTCTTGGAAGAAAATAGAAGTGAACAAAGAGAAAGTCGACCAAGGTAAAGCAAAAACTGTTCTAATAACAAGTGCTTTTATTGAGTGTAGCATTGGCAATTGGCTATAGATTACTGAAAAGTACTGTTTCGTTTCAAATTTCAATTAGCACAGGGTCTGCTATTCAAACAGAGCGTCTTGGAAATTGGCTTACAACTTTAATTAGAGTCAAAATGTCATAGTCAAAAAATAAAACGTATCAAAAACAATTGTATATGTTCTCGTTAGTTTTAAACAATTCGTAGACTTGAAAAGGAAACAACGAAAGCAACCAACTTTACTAGCATTGTTCGGCTTGGTTTCAGTCTGATTCGAATTTAACGTGATAGAACCGATGaaacttaaaagttaaaagaagGTTAAGTGCAAGACAGAAAAGGAGTAAAGAAGCTTCAAGCCATTAAactgaataaatataatttttgtacagcaaaaaaaaagagattttaaattataaacttagaGCCGCTGGGGACATATGAATAAACAGTCGCTTCAATCTTGTAAAATGTGATTGTGTTTTATAGTCTAAAATGAGCAACACTGCATATTCAGTTTGCGTATAGTTTGCTGAGAGTCGATCAAGTTACGACCTACCAAGCCCATCCACATATATAACCATTCCATTTTTGGATAAAAGTGGAAACTCATTACCAATAAGCTAATTTGTAGACAAGCCATTAAACAGTGtcattctttaatttatgtCTCTATATCCAATTTATTATCCTCAACTGTAATCTGTacctcttttcttcttctatataatCCATTCCAAACCATGCATCTAAGCAATCAAATTAGACCCGTAACAGCTTCAATATCTTTTCAAAATTCTAAACACAATCGGCCGtgagaaaaacaaaaatggcCATGAGTTTCTCATCACTCACCAATCTCGTGCTTTTCTGTGCAGCTACGTTGCTTCTGGTCCACGCAGGTGCTCGCAACTTGCAGCAAACTCAGACTCTACCTGTTCATGGAGCTGCTTCTCCTACCAAAGCTGAGTCTCCTACCTTCAATGCCCCTCTAGACGACCGTAAGAATTTCATAGTGGGCGGTGCTGCAGGAGTTGGGGGATTCATGGGGATGCCTGGTGGAACTGGTATGACGTTGCCGCTTCCATCCGGGACACCGCTTCTGTAACGCCCCGACCGCCCACAgttaatgggccacccacgcccgctctctcggcccgtgggccccatcccatccgacggtcggtccgttaatttctgaaggctcgaaatcattgtttactgaccctgcaatcaccacccgacctttccccgtgctttggcctcactcacacGGTATTGCGAATCAATTctcgataggtcacccatccttccagtactccagctcaagcacgcttaactctggagttctaaacggatgtgtgatggaaaaggtaagtcaactttggtgacataggtagtcaaatcaattctcttaagccttttcacatatcccaactcgggatgttacaattcaccccctctcaaagaacgcaacgtcctcgttgcgctccatgacaggtctcaagacgcctctcaggtcagaacggagatggctaaccagctctgataccacttgtaacgccccgaccgcccacagctaatgggccacccacgtcCGCTCTCTCGACCCGTGGGCCCCATCCCATCCgacggtcggtccgttaatttctgaaggctcgaaatcattgtttactgaccctgcaatcaccacccgacctttccccgtgctttggcctcactcacacggtatcgcgaatcacttcccgataggtcacccatccttccactactccaactcaagcacgcttaactttggagttctaaacggatgtgtgacggaaaaggtaagtcaactttggtgacataggtagccaaatcaattctcttaagccttttcacatatcacaactcgggatgttgcAGCTTCTTGGTGGCTCCGGTGCGTTTGGTGGTTTGGGCGGTGCAATGGGTTTTCCTGGTGTTGGAGCTAATGGTGGAGGTTCAGTTTCAGGAGGTGGTCTAGTGTCTCCatgagagagtgagagagaaatTAAGATGGTTGGTTTCTACTTTCTAGCATTAAGATGTGTTTAGTTTCTTTTGTACGTGATCTGAGTTTCGATCATATTTTGTTCTTGTTGCGTCTTTGTTGTCTTTGGCTGAATTTCCTCATcatttgtttgttgttgttgtcgttATGCTTGTGTGTTTTCTCTAGTAACTTTCGTTTTTATTTGAATCTTATCACTTATAATATGATGTATGGTAAGTACTTGACCATAAGATCAAGTGCAAGTCGAAAGAACAAAAATTACTTCAAAAGATAGTGGCCAGGGCCGCAACAGTACTAATGACTTCGACACAAGGTTTAATATTTGTCCAAAAGCCTTTAAAATCATCTTATTTTCAACTAATGGCTTGTCAgaggacaaaagaaaagaaaaacagtgAAGCAATTTCAAGGAGTGAACTTTTGGTGAACCATGTATATAGGCAtgggcataaaatccggaacccgatatccgaaccgaacccgaaccgaaaaacccgacccgttatccgacccgaaacgtaaaaatatccgaacgggtcttgtagggtggtacaaaaaatatccgaacccgaagtgttattaaccgaacccaaacgggtaatccgaaaaatccgaaattaatagtcaatataaatattttgaaatatatataagtattccaattattaaattcaatatttgtggtaatattatatataataataaatattaaaattctaataaatgctttaagtacacaattagttataaataagtattttataatttgctcattgaaataaaaagtctactctctataagacaatacatattttttcatgcttgatttaacattttattgttattttatcaattttatatgtgatagattaatttttatttaacttagatgtttttcttaatgttttacttcaaaaaaattgttttttactttggttatatccgaaccgaaccgatataacccgaatccgtacgatatatgattactttatgggttttatgatgcaatacaattttgaaccgaacccgaagtgttattatccgaacccgacccgtactaataaaattttagtatgggacctagaagcgtaaacccgaaaatccgaaaacccgaaaaacccgatccgaatgccaacgggtacccgaacgcccagacCTACATGTATATCCATTTTCTTTTTGACAATTTGATACTCGATCATTATATTGTCTTTAAGTCCAGCAAATATAAGCTAACTTAATAGAGCTTGATATGGAATTGCAGGAATTTCTACTTGGATTTGCTGTTAAACGTTAATTCTACTTCAAAAGCGTCTTCTTGTTGGAATTTTCCAATGTAGACCGGCCTCTAAAAAAGAAGTGTAGTTACACGCAAtgcattaattaatatattagcTGCCTAAGAAATATAAATTGTAGGCTCTTGTATCAACATTACTATGAGTATAGAGATTTGGGTTGATCTGCTTGAAGACTTTGTTCTTCTTGTGCTAAAAAATCTGCCTTTCCTGTATTTACAAAACTCTCATGAAATACACAGTGTCATAAAGTGGGACATCAAACCAAAAGTAAACCTGCTTAGTTACATTTATCGCCGTCTAAATGTAGTAGATTCTCTTTGCTTTATAGTGTTATCTTCAAAGACTTGCTTCCACATAGGGATCCATATTTCCCGAGCAACTCTGACCGCATCCAGCTTCTGCTTCAGCCTGATTAAGATCACAGGCAAAACCGTCTTGTGGTCTTCTCTTACAACTGCAAACATATCTCCACGGTATAGCCTTTCGATGCATCTGTAGAACTTCACACCAAGATTTTCCAGGCTCATCTCCTCCTTTATAACTTGTTCCGCACTCTCCACTGCGCTTTTCAGAGCTTCCATCAACATATCACTCTCAAACATGTCCTCTTCGCATCTCGCCACTGCTTCTTCGTACTTGCTCAGTTTCTTACGTCTCGAAGCACCTTTAAATTGCATCACAGCGTACTTGTTGTTCAGTACCTTGTTTGAGACAGGACACTGTTCTTCCTCAGGGATAAGCTTATAGCTCGGTGTCACTCGTTCTAACTGCCTTGACGAGGTTCTTGCTTTCTTCAGAGACCTCTCAGTAGTTTGCAATAGTCTTCTCTTCTTTCCTTCCAAATCCATCTTGTCTAAGCCATGCGTTACGTCTTTCACCAACTCTCGCTCCTCAGAAACCCTAATCTCAGCAGCATCGGCTCCAATCTTTTGATCTTCTTTCGACTTGTTACCTACTTTAGCCCTAACCCCAAGACCATCTTCTCGTATTTCACCTTCTTCAAGTTCAAGACCCGTATCTTGAACGTTTTGTTGGGTCTTTCCACGTTCATCTTCTTGACCATTGTTTTTGAACAAAAGTGAAAGAGACTTACGAAACTGGCtgagtttgatttttttcttaccAAAGTCTTTAACGGAGGAGACTAACTCTAGCAACTCGGAAGGACCCAGTCCCTTACTGACCATCTTACAGAAGTTCTTGAGCGACTCAGCCTCAACCTCACTGAGTGCTTTATCttcatcctcttcttcatcttcttcttgaggCTTGTTGAGAAAATCTGTGAAGCATCGATGAAGAAAGTCGTCCTTCTTGAACAAAACCAGAGCAGATGCAATGAGTTGGGTCTTGTCGATTCTTCTGCGGTTAGAATCTATCAGCAAGGAGGTGAGCGTCTTCAAATCCGTCGGAGTTAGTCTCTCTTTGAAGATACTCCATAACTCGAGcgcgttcttcttcttcttcttcaccatcccTTTCTCTTTGAATCTTATTTCTTCCTCGTTACGCACGCGACTACTCTTATAACGATGCTGTTGAGTAGTCATGTCTATTATATCTCCTTATATATTGGATGATAAAAGTTATTTAAATCACCGCTTTTACTTGTGTTTATTTATAAGAGAACTTTGAAAAAAAGGAgaactatatgtatatataggtAATAAAAGTAAAACCTCGGTCGAATCCTTTAAATCTAGCCCGCAAGTGACGATAAACCCTAGAACCGCGGGATCGACCTTCGATCTCACCATTCTACCAATCGGCTTCCTCTTCCTAGCTTTGGTGATGGAAGCGTAGGCTATCAATTGCAAATTTTCGAATCAGGGATTTAGCTTTGCGGCGGTGTTAATCTGAGATTGGTGCTTGTTAACGCTGAATGAAACACGCAGAAGACGATCAACCTACACCGTTGATCGAACCTGCTATGGTATCGGAGCAGCCTGCACACGAATCCGACAGCGATTCGGATGATGATGAATCCGATTACTTGTCAAGGAAGCCAATTGGTCCTGTGGATCCGAGCAAGTCCACGGCCTCTGGAGCTACTGCTTGTGTGCCGTCTACGTTTGTGGTTGTAACGATGGGAGAAAAGTTCCTAACGGTGGAGCTTTGGTTAGGGTTAAGGTGACGCCCGGTGTAGGTGTTGGCGGTGAAGAGCAAGAAGGTGTGGTTAAAGATGTTGGAGATGGGAGTTATGCTGTTACCTACTTTGTGCCCAAGAGAGGTTAACTATATGGTGAGTGTTGAATGCAATGGGGATGCCATTTTGGGTAGTCCTTTTCCTGTCTTCTTTAGCCAAGGTAAAggtttttataatattgtttcTCTTGTGGTGTTTGATGTTAAAGGTTCTCTCTTTATGTCTGTAACaggctcctcttcttcttctgcttgatTGATTGGCTCTGCTCCACCTTCATACTCAAGCCTTATAAACCAAACAATGCCGAACTACACTGGTTCGGTTTCTGGGGATTTCTCCTGGTCCTTCTGGTGGTGTTATTCTGCCTGGTGCCTGGAGTCCCTTAGTGGTAGATGTGCTAACACTATGTGCAAGTTGAGTCATCCTCCTCAGAGTTTGCTCATGACTGCTATAGCTGCAACAACAAGCATGAGTAATCTTAGCCAGGTACCTATGGCACCTTCCGCTGCAGCGATGGCTGCTGCTCAAGCTATTGTCGCCGCACAAACCCTTCAAGCTCATATGCAAGCGCAAGCTCGATCAAACAAAGGCCCTTTAGGTATTGTGTCCTTTCATTGTTGGAACCATTGAATTTTAGTTTGCTTCCGTTGTGATACTCATGAGTCGTACTAGTTTATGGTTTAGGTTCCCCGGAAAAAGAAGTAAAGGGGGAAGCATTGAAGAAATATCTCCAAGTTGGCAACCTGAGTCCACAGCTTACCACTGAACAGCTTAAGCAGCATTTTAGCTTCTGTGGCACAGTAGTTGACTGTTCTACAACTGATTCAAAGCTTCTTGCTTATATAGAATACTCAAAGCCAGAAGAAGCAACCGCTGCTTTGGCATTAAACAATATGGAAGTCTGCGGTAGGGCTTTGAATGTTGAGATTGCAAAATCTCTTCCTCAGAAACCATCTTTGGATaactcttcttcatcctcactaCCAATGATGATGCAACAGGCTGTTGCGATGCAGCAGATGCAGTTCCAGCAAGCTATACTGATGCAGCAAGCCATGGCTACTCAGCAGGCGGCGAATAAAGCTGCTACCATGAAGTCTGCCACCGAGCTTGCAGCAGCTAGAGCTGCAGAGATTAGTAGGAAATTGAACCCTAATGGAGTTGGAAATGACGAAAAAGAAGCTGACCAGAAACCTAGGTGGGCTTCCATGACTATGATAACATTGTCATATCTTTTGAGAGATGAACTGATAGTCATCACTCTTGTGCAGGTCACCATCTAACTCTCCTGCCAGGTCTAGATCGAAGTCAAAATCACCAATTAGTTACAGGCGAAGGCGGAGATCTCGGTCTTATTTACCACCGTTTCGTCGCCCGCGAAGTCATAGATCAAGATCACCGTTAAGATATAACAGGCGATCAACTTATGAGGGGAGAAGGCGATCATATAGAGATTCCCAGGATATTTCTGAAAGTAGGAGATACGCGGTAGATAAGATCCGCAAAAGAGAAAATCCAAGCAGGATGATTCGGAGTTGTCAAGACATCGACGTGATAGCTCATCTCGTGGGGATAAGAAGTCATCCCGTGCTGGTTCCCGATCACCAAGGCGACATAAGGAAACTAAATCAACCGCAagagatgatgaagaaaccAAACACAGACGTAGAACACGTTCAAGATCTAGAACAGTGGAAGATTCTGCAGATAACAAGGATGAAACTAGAGAGGAGGAACTGAACATCGCAAAAAACGGTCAGGGTCAAGATCTCGTGAAGGTCGGAAAAGAGCCAGAGACACATCCAGAAGTTCTGATGATACTGAACGGAAACACAGGGGGAGGTCCAGGTCTAAATCATTGGAAGTCAGTAATGGCTCTTGTGAGGATATTAATGTTGCTGAAGGAATGAAGGAGGACAGGAGGGGAAGGTCTAGGTCTAGATCATTGGAAACTAAACACAGGTCTTCTAGGAGAAATGAGCTGAAAGAAGATAAAGGACACAGGATCACGGAGAAGGAGGTCCAGGTCAGGATCAGTGGAAGGTACGTGTAAGGAGTCTCGGATCAGGGACAAAAAGTCCAGGCGTCGTAGTAGTGGAAGAAGGTCGAGGTCAGTGTCTTCTGAGGGTAGGCATAGGAGAGAGAGAAGGTCATCCCCTGGATACTCTGATGAAAACAAATCATCATCAAGACGTAAGGGACACTCCAGGTCGAGAGAGAAGAGGGACAGTTCAAGAGAGAAAAGATCAAAACGTCATGAAAGATTGAGGTCAGCTTCTCCTGAAGACTACAATGGACGAGGCGATAGACCTTCTCCTGTTAGTTCTGAATGATGGCAGACTGTCCTTTGGCTTTTTCTCCAATTGATACCATctacttttctattttattCTCAATACCACTTTCGATAAACTGTTGAAAAATTATAGAAATTGTTCCTGCTTCACTAATCAGTTTAGCTGAACAGCTACATAGATTAGTGATAAATTAGGAGCTA contains these protein-coding regions:
- the LOC125579964 gene encoding uncharacterized protein LOC125579964, encoding MAMSFSSLTNLVLFCAATLLLVHAGARNLQQTQTLPVHGAASPTKAESPTFNAPLDDRKNFIVGGAAGVGGFMGMPGGTGMTLPLPSGTPLLFLVAPVRLVVWAVQWVFLVLELMVEVQFQEVV
- the LOC106374309 gene encoding paired amphipathic helix protein Sin3-like 2; translated protein: MTTQQHRYKSSRVRNEEEIRFKEKGMVKKKKKNALELWSIFKERLTPTDLKTLTSLLIDSNRRRIDKTQLIASALVLFKKDDFLHRCFTDFLNKPQEEDEEEDEDKALSEVEAESLKNFCKMVSKGLGPSELLELVSSVKDFGKKKIKLSQFRKSLSLLFKNNGQEDERGKTQQNVQDTGLELEEGEIREDGLGVRAKVGNKSKEDQKIGADAAEIRVSEERELVKDVTHGLDKMDLEGKKRRLLQTTERSLKKARTSSRQLERVTPSYKLIPEEEQCPVSNKVLNNKYAVMQFKGASRRKKLSKYEEAVARCEEDMFESDMLMEALKSAVESAEQVIKEEMSLENLGVKFYRCIERLYRGDMFAVVREDHKTVLPVILIRLKQKLDAVRVAREIWIPMWKQVFEDNTIKQRESTTFRRR